In the Desulfitobacterium hafniense DCB-2 genome, AGAAAAATGTCAATATGAAAGGATGAATCGTGTCGTTGAAAGGAGAAAGACCATGAAAAGTGATTTTGTCTTTGTGGACGAGTTGGTATCAGGAATACGTTGGGATGCTAAATACGCCACCTGGGATAATTTTACCGGCAAACCGGTGGACGGCTATGCAGCCAATCGAATTGTCGGTACGAGAGCGTTGTGCGCGGCCTTGGAAAAAGCACGGGAAAACGCCGCATCCTTGGGCTTTGGCTTGCTTCTTTGGGATGGTTACCGCCCTCAATGCGCCGTAGATTGCTTTCTGCGCTGGTCTAAACAGCCGGAAGATGGCCGGACGAAACAGAAACACTATCCGAATATTGACCGATCCGAGATCATCGAAAAAGGATATGTGGCTGCCAAGTCGGGCCACAGCCGGGGCAGCGCCATTGATTTAACCCTTTATCATTTAGCTTCCGGAACACTTGTGCCCATGGGCGGTGATTTTGATTTGATGGATTCAGTCTCACATCATGGCGCACATGGAATCAGCCAAGCCGAAGCGAGAAACCGTCAATATCTTTGTTCGATCATGGAGGCCAGCGGTTTTGTTTCCTACGCTTGCGAGTGGTGGCATTACAGCCTGAAACACGAACCTTATCCCAACACTTACTTTGATTTTCTCATCGCCTAGCTGAGCCGGAGCTCAGCGTGCGGCGGCATCTGGGAATGCCGGCGGAAGTGAGCATAAGACCTGGCGGAATACATACAGTGTAAAACATGCTGTTCCGCTAGTGCAAAACCGGAAATAGCAATCTTGACGACGAGAGCTGTGAGGTGCTTTTTGCAATGGAAATGACAGTACGCGAAATCGTTGCCGCCTGCGGCGGAAAATTACTCTGCGGGGACCCGGATACGATGGTGACCTCGGTGGTGACCGACAGCCGGAAAGTGACCGACGGTTCCCTGTTTGTCCCCCTCAAAGGCGAAAAGGCGGACGCCCACACCTTTCTGCACGCCGCATTCGCCTCGGGTGCAGCCGCGGCACTGACCCAGGAGCATATGCGGATGGAGGCGGAAGAAGCCTGGATCGCGGTGGATTCGACTCAGCTGGCGCTCCAGCAGATTGCCGCCGCCTATCGGCAGAGATTTTCCATCCCTGTCGTCGGGATCACAGGGAGCGCCGGGAAGACGACGACGAAAGAAATGA is a window encoding:
- a CDS encoding D-Ala-D-Ala dipeptidase VanX-I; protein product: MKSDFVFVDELVSGIRWDAKYATWDNFTGKPVDGYAANRIVGTRALCAALEKARENAASLGFGLLLWDGYRPQCAVDCFLRWSKQPEDGRTKQKHYPNIDRSEIIEKGYVAAKSGHSRGSAIDLTLYHLASGTLVPMGGDFDLMDSVSHHGAHGISQAEARNRQYLCSIMEASGFVSYACEWWHYSLKHEPYPNTYFDFLIA